One Keratinibaculum paraultunense genomic window carries:
- a CDS encoding M42 family metallopeptidase — MSTNDFLETLCNTHSISGNEFNLKEIIISTFKNYTDNIFTDDLGNIIALKKGYNNEKNIKVMLAAHMDEIGLIVKYIEENGFIRFTSIGGIDPRTILGQEVIVHGKKDLFGVIGSKPPHLQEKDEIDKAIKMEDMIIDVGLNKEQLVNLVNIGDVISIKRNFKVLQGNRVTARALDDKAGVATIYECIKELSKLYHECDVYFVATVQEEVGLRGAFTSTYRINPDIGIAIDVGFGSTPELSKAETLDMGKGPGITIGGNIHPGLREKLVNVAKEYNIPFQYEVTPGPTGTDGRAIQITREGIPTLCLSIPLRYMHTSVEVVDTLDIKNTAKLLAFFVSSITNENLEGLLCY; from the coding sequence GTGAGTACTAATGATTTTTTAGAAACATTATGTAATACCCATAGTATTTCTGGTAATGAATTTAATTTAAAAGAAATTATTATTTCAACATTTAAAAATTACACTGACAATATTTTTACTGATGATTTAGGCAATATTATAGCTTTAAAAAAAGGTTATAATAATGAAAAAAATATAAAAGTAATGTTAGCTGCACATATGGATGAAATAGGTTTAATAGTAAAATATATTGAAGAAAACGGATTTATTAGGTTTACTAGTATTGGCGGTATAGATCCAAGAACTATTTTAGGGCAAGAAGTAATTGTTCATGGGAAAAAGGATTTGTTTGGAGTAATTGGTTCAAAACCTCCTCATTTACAAGAAAAAGATGAAATTGATAAAGCTATAAAAATGGAAGATATGATAATAGATGTAGGATTAAATAAAGAACAATTAGTAAATTTGGTTAATATAGGAGATGTTATTTCAATAAAAAGAAATTTTAAAGTTTTACAAGGAAATAGAGTAACAGCTCGAGCTTTAGATGATAAAGCAGGAGTTGCAACTATATATGAATGCATTAAGGAATTATCTAAATTGTATCATGAATGTGATGTTTATTTTGTTGCCACTGTACAAGAAGAAGTAGGTTTACGAGGAGCTTTTACAAGCACTTATAGAATAAATCCTGATATAGGTATAGCTATTGATGTAGGATTTGGTTCTACGCCTGAGTTATCTAAAGCTGAAACGTTAGACATGGGAAAAGGACCAGGAATAACTATAGGAGGAAATATACATCCAGGATTAAGGGAAAAATTAGTTAATGTTGCTAAAGAATATAATATACCTTTCCAATATGAAGTAACACCAGGACCTACTGGAACTGATGGAAGAGCTATTCAAATTACAAGAGAGGGTATACCTACACTTTGCTTATCTATACCATTAAGATATATGCATACATCTGTAGAAGTTGTAGACACATTGGATATAAAAAATACTGCAAAGTTATTGGCTTTTTTTGTATCTTCTATTACAAATGAAAATTTGGAGGGGTTACTATGTTATTGA
- a CDS encoding M42 family metallopeptidase yields the protein MLLKKLTEASGVSGNEKEVRDIILKEIENFVDDVKVDRLGNIIVHKKGEGNSKNLMITAHMDEVGLMITDIDDMGFLKFTTVGGIDKRILVSKPVLIGENKILGVIGSKPIHLQKREEWQKALEIEQLYIDIGVNSKAEAEKLVSIGDYAMFDSQYIEFGDNLVKAKALDNRVGCSLLIELLKEIEDIDFYAVFTVMEEIGLVGSGPAAYAVNPDLSIILEGTLCYDIPKLDSHLIPTYLNKGPAISLMDQTTLYNIEFRDKIVRIAENNNIPYQYRKSSMGGNDSGEIHTTKEGAITATISVPCRNIHSPTSVMSKKDYENTYKLLKSILFEYKKGAL from the coding sequence ATGTTATTGAAAAAACTAACAGAAGCCTCAGGCGTATCTGGAAATGAAAAAGAAGTTAGAGATATTATTTTAAAGGAAATAGAAAATTTTGTTGATGATGTAAAAGTTGATAGATTAGGTAATATTATTGTCCATAAAAAAGGAGAAGGGAATTCGAAAAATCTCATGATAACAGCACATATGGATGAAGTAGGATTGATGATTACAGATATAGACGATATGGGTTTCTTGAAGTTTACTACTGTGGGTGGTATTGATAAGAGGATATTAGTGTCAAAACCAGTACTAATAGGTGAAAATAAAATATTAGGTGTTATAGGGTCCAAACCTATTCATTTACAAAAAAGAGAAGAATGGCAAAAAGCACTAGAAATTGAACAATTGTACATAGATATAGGAGTAAATAGTAAAGCAGAAGCTGAAAAATTAGTTTCAATAGGGGATTATGCAATGTTTGATAGTCAATATATAGAATTTGGTGATAATTTAGTAAAAGCTAAAGCTTTAGATAATAGAGTAGGTTGTAGTCTATTGATTGAACTACTAAAAGAAATTGAAGATATTGATTTTTATGCTGTATTTACGGTTATGGAAGAAATAGGATTAGTGGGTTCTGGTCCTGCTGCATATGCAGTTAATCCAGATTTAAGTATAATATTAGAAGGTACTCTTTGTTATGATATACCAAAACTTGATAGTCATTTAATACCTACGTATTTAAATAAAGGTCCAGCTATATCTTTAATGGATCAAACTACTTTATATAATATTGAATTTAGGGATAAAATAGTTAGAATAGCAGAAAATAACAACATACCTTATCAATATAGAAAATCTTCAATGGGAGGCAATGATTCAGGTGAGATTCATACCACTAAAGAAGGAGCTATAACTGCAACTATATCTGTACCTTGTAGAAATATACATTCTCCAACATCAGTTATGAGCAAGAAAGATTATGAAAATACTTATAAATTATTGAAATCTATTTTATTTGAATATAAAAAGGGGGCACTTTAA
- a CDS encoding M42 family metallopeptidase, protein MKFNSELMEELATTYGPSGNENRIRNYINEHIKNYVDEIEIDSLGNLIARKKGNGKKIMIAAHMDQIGLMVTDIDENGFLRFTNIGGISPYNILSQQVIFENGTVGVVFSEPVEDISKLKLSNMFIDIGVNNKKEAESLVNIGDICIYNTVYSENDNVVFTRYLDDRVGCYVAIEAIKEIVNPQNDLYFVFTVQEEVGLRGAKTAAYKIEPDIGIAIDVTGSGDTPKAKAFAVGLNKGTAIKVKDNSILTHPKLRKHMINIAKDNNIPYQLEVLEHGGTDSGAIHLTKMGVPTGAISIPTRYVHSTIETASKNDIINSIKLLVKVLESNIQL, encoded by the coding sequence ATGAAATTTAATAGTGAACTTATGGAAGAGTTAGCTACTACCTATGGTCCTTCGGGGAATGAAAATAGGATCAGAAACTATATTAACGAACATATAAAAAACTACGTTGATGAAATTGAAATAGATAGTTTAGGTAATTTAATTGCTAGGAAAAAAGGAAATGGTAAAAAAATAATGATTGCGGCTCACATGGACCAAATTGGACTTATGGTTACAGATATAGATGAAAATGGGTTTTTGAGATTTACAAATATTGGAGGAATTTCACCTTATAACATTTTAAGTCAACAAGTAATATTTGAAAATGGAACTGTTGGAGTAGTTTTTAGTGAACCTGTAGAGGATATTTCTAAATTAAAGTTATCTAATATGTTCATAGACATTGGAGTTAACAATAAGAAAGAAGCGGAAAGTTTAGTTAACATAGGAGATATATGTATATATAATACGGTATATAGTGAAAATGATAATGTTGTATTTACCAGATACTTGGATGATAGAGTAGGCTGTTACGTTGCTATAGAAGCTATAAAAGAAATAGTAAATCCTCAAAATGACTTATATTTTGTATTTACGGTACAAGAAGAAGTAGGTTTAAGAGGAGCAAAAACCGCTGCCTATAAAATTGAACCAGATATTGGTATAGCTATAGATGTAACTGGTAGTGGGGATACTCCTAAAGCTAAAGCTTTTGCTGTTGGATTAAATAAAGGTACAGCTATAAAGGTTAAAGATAATTCTATACTAACTCACCCTAAATTACGTAAACATATGATTAATATAGCTAAAGATAATAATATACCTTACCAATTAGAAGTATTGGAACATGGTGGTACAGATTCAGGTGCTATTCATTTGACTAAAATGGGTGTACCTACTGGAGCTATATCAATTCCAACAAGATATGTTCATTCAACTATTGAAACAGCTTCAAAAAATGATATTATAAATTCAATCAAATTACTTGTAAAAGTATTAGAAAGTAATATTCAATTATAA
- a CDS encoding MerR family transcriptional regulator — protein sequence MLEVDKEYSISEAAEITDYPPHVLRYYEKEFELEIPRNESNHRYYTYKEIELFQYIKSLQEQGFSNKQIKLIMNSPELLLTSDNNEIALTTIDSHSKIDPVQLAKDISLNLYTEIFDEITKILNDNAVNDTKKFEELKEEIINLRNELNSKERDVLICENAKLKMKVKEKSYEAAELKEKIKRMENKKGLFQRIFRRKI from the coding sequence ATGCTAGAAGTTGATAAAGAATATAGTATATCTGAAGCAGCTGAAATTACAGATTATCCTCCTCATGTACTAAGATATTATGAAAAAGAATTTGAATTAGAAATTCCAAGAAATGAATCGAATCATAGATATTATACTTATAAAGAAATAGAATTATTCCAATATATTAAATCTCTTCAAGAACAAGGCTTTAGCAATAAACAAATTAAACTAATAATGAATTCTCCGGAATTATTATTAACTTCAGATAATAATGAGATAGCTTTAACGACTATAGATTCTCATAGTAAAATAGATCCTGTTCAGCTAGCTAAGGATATTAGTTTAAATTTGTATACAGAAATATTTGATGAAATAACAAAGATTCTTAATGATAATGCTGTAAATGATACAAAAAAATTTGAAGAATTAAAAGAAGAAATAATTAATTTGAGAAATGAATTAAATAGTAAAGAAAGAGATGTATTGATATGCGAAAATGCAAAATTAAAAATGAAAGTAAAAGAAAAATCTTATGAAGCAGCGGAGTTAAAAGAAAAAATAAAAAGAATGGAAAATAAAAAAGGACTTTTCCAAAGAATATTTAGAAGGAAAATATGA
- the miaB gene encoding tRNA (N6-isopentenyl adenosine(37)-C2)-methylthiotransferase MiaB, which produces MNEHDSEKISWLLENMGYVWTDQKEESDLIIYNTCLVRESAELKVYGQLGALKELKRQKPDLIIGVCGCMMQRESIRNIILSKHKHVDIIFGTNNIHKLPQLINRYEQTGNTVVDIIEDSREIVEDIDANRMYAYKAFVNIMYGCNNFCTYCIVPYTRGREKSREPKNIIKEIQQLAKKGYKEVTLLGQNVNSYGKTLNYDYSFAKLLEEINKINGIERIRFMTSHPKDLSDELIEAMASLDKVCEHLHLPVQSGSNKILKAMNRKYTREEYLLLIDKIREAIPNISISTDIIVGFPGETEEDFEDTLELVKQVRYDSAFTFLYSIREGTVAANMPNQVPDEIKHERFQKLLDIMYPIFYEKNLKYKDKVVEVLVEEVSKNDPNMLTGRTRTGKLVHFKGNKELIGKLVNVKINKVKTFTLEGFLV; this is translated from the coding sequence ATGAATGAACATGATTCTGAAAAAATATCTTGGCTATTAGAAAATATGGGGTATGTTTGGACAGATCAAAAAGAAGAAAGTGATTTAATTATATATAATACATGCCTTGTAAGAGAGAGTGCTGAATTAAAAGTATACGGTCAGTTAGGAGCACTAAAAGAATTAAAAAGGCAAAAGCCAGATTTGATTATTGGTGTTTGTGGTTGTATGATGCAAAGAGAAAGCATAAGAAATATTATATTATCTAAGCATAAACATGTAGATATAATATTTGGAACAAATAATATTCACAAATTGCCACAGCTTATTAATAGATATGAGCAAACAGGAAATACTGTAGTTGATATAATAGAGGATAGTAGAGAAATTGTTGAAGATATTGATGCTAATCGAATGTATGCTTATAAAGCATTTGTAAATATAATGTATGGATGTAATAATTTTTGTACTTATTGTATAGTTCCATATACGAGAGGAAGAGAAAAGAGTAGAGAACCTAAGAATATAATAAAAGAAATCCAACAATTAGCAAAAAAAGGATACAAAGAAGTAACTTTGTTAGGTCAAAATGTAAATTCTTATGGGAAAACCTTAAATTATGATTATTCTTTTGCTAAATTATTGGAAGAAATAAATAAAATCAATGGCATAGAAAGGATTAGATTTATGACTTCCCACCCTAAGGATTTATCTGATGAATTAATTGAAGCTATGGCTAGCCTTGATAAAGTATGTGAACATTTACATTTACCAGTACAATCTGGTAGCAATAAAATATTAAAAGCTATGAACAGAAAGTATACTAGAGAAGAATATTTGCTACTTATAGATAAAATTAGGGAAGCTATTCCCAATATTTCTATATCGACTGATATTATAGTAGGTTTTCCAGGAGAAACAGAAGAGGATTTTGAAGATACATTGGAATTGGTAAAACAAGTTAGATACGATTCAGCTTTTACCTTTTTATATTCCATAAGAGAAGGAACAGTTGCAGCAAATATGCCAAATCAAGTACCAGATGAAATTAAGCATGAGAGATTTCAAAAATTATTAGATATTATGTATCCAATATTTTATGAAAAAAATCTTAAATATAAGGATAAAGTTGTAGAAGTACTGGTAGAAGAAGTTAGTAAAAACGATCCTAATATGTTAACTGGTAGAACTAGAACAGGTAAGCTAGTTCATTTTAAAGGTAATAAGGAATTGATAGGTAAACTAGTAAATGTTAAAATTAATAAAGTGAAAACTTTTACATTAGAAGGTTTTTTAGTTTAA